The Streptomyces europaeiscabiei genome window below encodes:
- a CDS encoding O-methyltransferase: protein MDDFPRLSQLPSSLTELQEAARTAGFTMSCEPRTGSLLATLAATRPGGRILELGTGVGEGTAWLLGGMDATATLVTVELDDPVQAVARERFGGDERITFVTGDGGRWLDEYDGAPFDLVFADTWPGKFTHLDAALELVAPGGAYVVDDLTPVPGWPEGHEAAVTDLLAVLEGRSDFRTTRLAWSSGLLLAVRTGDAAGTSA, encoded by the coding sequence ATGGACGACTTCCCCAGGCTCAGCCAACTGCCCTCCTCCCTCACCGAGTTGCAGGAGGCAGCCCGCACCGCCGGGTTCACCATGTCGTGCGAACCCCGCACCGGCAGCCTGCTCGCCACCCTCGCCGCCACCCGCCCCGGCGGCCGGATCCTCGAACTCGGAACCGGCGTCGGCGAAGGCACCGCCTGGCTCCTCGGCGGAATGGACGCGACGGCGACCCTGGTCACCGTCGAACTCGACGACCCCGTACAGGCCGTCGCCCGTGAGCGGTTCGGCGGCGACGAACGGATCACCTTCGTCACCGGGGACGGCGGACGCTGGCTGGACGAGTACGACGGCGCGCCCTTCGACCTGGTCTTCGCGGACACCTGGCCCGGCAAGTTCACCCACCTCGACGCCGCCCTGGAACTCGTGGCGCCCGGCGGCGCGTACGTCGTCGACGACCTGACGCCCGTCCCCGGCTGGCCGGAGGGTCACGAGGCCGCGGTGACCGACCTGCTCGCGGTTCTGGAGGGGCGCTCCGACTTCCGGACGACCCGGCTGGCCTGGTCGAGCGGCCTGCTGCTCGCCGTCCGGACCGGTGACGCCGCCGGCACCTCGGCCTGA
- a CDS encoding intradiol ring-cleavage dioxygenase produces the protein MTGNQTGNEKAQGPRHKRDLTRRKVVVAGAGAVAAVGVGGAVVATASAGTNKKGSAKPLASTSASAGEECYKLTSETTEGPYYIDADKLRKDITEDKEGIPLTLRLKVIDSETCKPIRNAAVDIWHCDALGLYSGYESFSEGGGTAPTGAPSGTPTDVPSGAPTGEPPSGGGGGGGHEEPTSDTRYLRGTWKTDKQGFVTFETIFPGWYRGRCVHVHTKVHVNGEWTDAGYEGGTTCHTGQFFFDEESVLASAEVEPYSTSTTERTTLDDDTIYDGSGVQGGLLKLKYKKKDDIAKGVVGSITVGVDPEATNTGTDDSVQPGASDPASESASAS, from the coding sequence ATGACGGGAAACCAGACCGGAAACGAGAAGGCCCAGGGGCCGAGGCACAAGCGGGACCTGACGCGCCGCAAGGTGGTCGTGGCGGGCGCGGGCGCCGTGGCCGCGGTGGGCGTGGGCGGAGCGGTGGTCGCGACCGCGAGCGCGGGTACGAACAAGAAGGGAAGCGCGAAGCCCCTCGCCTCCACGAGCGCGAGCGCCGGCGAGGAGTGCTACAAGCTCACCTCGGAGACCACCGAGGGCCCGTACTACATCGACGCGGACAAGCTCCGCAAGGACATCACCGAGGACAAGGAGGGCATCCCCCTCACCCTCCGCCTGAAGGTGATCGACTCCGAGACCTGCAAGCCGATCCGCAACGCGGCCGTCGACATCTGGCACTGTGACGCGCTGGGCCTCTACTCGGGCTACGAGAGCTTCTCCGAGGGCGGCGGCACCGCCCCCACCGGCGCCCCCTCGGGCACCCCCACGGACGTACCGTCCGGCGCCCCGACCGGTGAACCCCCGTCCGGTGGCGGCGGTGGCGGCGGGCACGAGGAGCCGACCAGCGACACCCGCTATCTGCGCGGTACCTGGAAGACCGACAAGCAGGGCTTCGTCACCTTCGAGACGATCTTCCCGGGCTGGTACCGGGGCCGCTGTGTGCACGTCCACACCAAGGTGCACGTCAATGGCGAGTGGACCGACGCCGGTTACGAGGGCGGCACCACCTGCCACACCGGCCAGTTCTTCTTCGACGAGGAGTCGGTCCTCGCGTCCGCCGAGGTCGAGCCGTACTCGACCTCCACGACCGAGCGCACGACCCTCGACGACGACACCATCTACGACGGCAGCGGCGTCCAGGGCGGTCTGCTCAAGCTGAAGTACAAGAAGAAGGACGACATCGCCAAGGGGGTCGTCGGCTCCATCACGGTCGGCGTCGACCCGGAGGCCACGAACACCGGCACGGACGACTCCGTCCAGCCGGGCGCGTCGGACCCGGCGTCGGAGTCCGCCTCGGCGAGCTGA
- a CDS encoding intradiol ring-cleavage dioxygenase — translation MTANEQDQRAERDQRDQRDEQARQPTAAGDLTRRKVVVAGAGTVAAVGLGGAMAANASAGERGREPGGRASAAEECYLLTTETTEGPYYIDADKLRRDVTEDREGIPLLLRLKVIDAETCRPVRNAAVDIWHCDAAGVYSGYEDMGNGGGGPAPTGEPPTGDPSGPPPGGGHQEPTDDSRYLRGTWRTDWQGFVTFKTVFPGWYRGRCVHIHTKVHVNGEWTDAGYEGGTTCHTGQFFFDEESVLASAVVEPYASNTDDRTTLDEDTIYDGSGTRGGLLKLRYDTRDIARGVRASLTVGVDPEATNDGTGMPPQPGASGSPSAS, via the coding sequence ATGACAGCGAATGAACAGGATCAGCGGGCCGAGCGGGATCAGCGGGATCAGCGGGACGAGCAGGCTCGGCAGCCGACGGCCGCCGGTGACCTGACGCGCCGCAAGGTCGTCGTGGCCGGCGCGGGTACCGTCGCGGCGGTGGGCCTGGGCGGTGCCATGGCGGCGAACGCCTCCGCCGGTGAGCGGGGAAGAGAACCCGGCGGTCGCGCTTCGGCCGCGGAGGAGTGCTATTTGCTGACGACGGAGACCACCGAGGGCCCGTACTACATCGACGCGGACAAGCTCCGCCGGGACGTCACCGAGGACCGGGAGGGCATCCCGCTCCTGCTCCGCCTCAAGGTGATCGACGCCGAGACGTGCCGACCGGTCCGCAACGCGGCCGTCGACATCTGGCACTGCGACGCGGCCGGTGTCTACTCCGGCTACGAGGACATGGGCAACGGCGGTGGCGGCCCGGCCCCCACCGGCGAACCCCCGACCGGTGACCCCTCCGGCCCGCCCCCGGGCGGCGGCCACCAGGAGCCGACGGACGACTCCCGCTATCTGCGCGGCACCTGGCGCACGGACTGGCAGGGCTTCGTCACCTTCAAGACCGTCTTTCCGGGCTGGTACCGGGGCCGCTGTGTGCACATCCACACCAAGGTGCACGTCAATGGCGAGTGGACCGACGCCGGTTACGAGGGCGGCACCACCTGCCACACCGGCCAGTTCTTCTTCGACGAGGAGTCCGTCCTCGCCTCCGCGGTGGTGGAGCCGTACGCGTCCAACACCGACGACCGTACGACGCTCGACGAGGACACGATCTACGACGGCAGCGGCACCCGGGGCGGACTGCTGAAGCTCCGCTACGACACACGGGACATCGCCAGGGGCGTCCGGGCCTCGCTCACGGTCGGCGTGGACCCGGAGGCGACCAACGACGGTACGGGGATGCCGCCGCAGCCGGGCGCCTCGGGGTCACCGTCTGCGAGCTAG
- the aspS gene encoding aspartate--tRNA ligase — protein MHRYRSHTCGELRASDVGTDVRLSGWLHNRRDLGGILFIDLRDHYGITQLVARPGTPAYEALDKISKESTVRVDGKVVSRGAENVNPDLPSGEIEVEVGEVELLGAAAPLPFTINAEDGVNEERRLEYRFLDLRRERMHRNIMLRTAVISAIRHKMTALGFNEMATPILSATSPEGARDFVVPSRLNPGKFYALPQAPQQFKQLLMISGFDRYFQIAPCFRDEDARADRSPGEFYQLDVEMSFVEQEDVFQPIEKLMTELFEEFGKGRHVTSPFPRIPFREAMLKYGSDKPDLRAQLELVDITDVFEGSEFKAFAGKHVRALAVPDVSAQPRKFFDQLGEYAIEQGAKGLAWVRVAEDGSLSGPIAKFLTEENVAELTKRLSLAAGHAVFFGAGEFDEVSKIMGAVRVEAAKRAGHFEEGVFRFCWIVDFPMYEKDEETGKIDFSHNPFSMPQGGLEALETQDPLDILGWQYDIVCNGVELSSGAIRNHEPEIMLKAFEIAGYERDTVEEQFAGMLRAFRFGAPPHGGIAPGVDRIVMLLADEPNIRETIAFPLNGNAQDLMMGAPTELEEARLRELHLSVRKPQPK, from the coding sequence ATGCATCGGTACAGGTCCCACACCTGCGGCGAGCTCCGCGCCTCTGACGTCGGCACCGACGTCCGGCTGAGCGGCTGGCTGCACAATCGGCGCGACCTGGGCGGCATCCTCTTCATCGATCTCCGCGATCACTACGGCATCACGCAGCTGGTGGCCCGTCCGGGCACCCCGGCCTACGAGGCGCTGGACAAGATCTCCAAGGAGTCGACCGTCCGCGTCGACGGCAAGGTCGTCTCGCGAGGCGCCGAGAACGTCAACCCGGACCTGCCCTCCGGCGAGATCGAGGTCGAGGTCGGCGAGGTCGAGCTGCTCGGCGCGGCCGCCCCGCTCCCCTTCACGATCAACGCCGAGGACGGGGTCAACGAGGAGCGGCGTCTGGAGTACCGCTTCCTCGACCTGCGCCGCGAGCGCATGCACCGCAACATCATGCTGCGTACGGCCGTGATCAGCGCCATTCGTCACAAGATGACGGCCCTCGGCTTCAACGAGATGGCGACCCCGATCCTGTCCGCCACCTCCCCCGAGGGCGCCCGCGACTTCGTCGTGCCGTCGCGCCTCAACCCGGGCAAGTTCTACGCCCTCCCCCAGGCTCCGCAGCAGTTCAAGCAGCTGCTGATGATCTCGGGCTTCGACCGGTACTTCCAGATCGCGCCCTGCTTCCGTGACGAGGACGCGCGCGCGGACCGTTCGCCGGGCGAGTTCTACCAGCTCGACGTGGAGATGTCCTTCGTCGAGCAGGAGGACGTGTTCCAGCCCATCGAGAAGCTCATGACCGAGCTGTTCGAGGAGTTCGGCAAGGGCCGGCACGTCACCTCGCCCTTCCCGCGCATCCCGTTCCGCGAGGCGATGCTCAAGTACGGCTCCGACAAGCCGGACCTGCGGGCCCAGCTGGAGCTGGTGGACATCACCGATGTCTTCGAGGGCTCGGAGTTCAAGGCGTTCGCCGGCAAGCACGTGCGCGCGCTCGCCGTGCCGGACGTCTCGGCCCAGCCGCGCAAGTTCTTCGACCAGCTCGGCGAGTACGCGATCGAGCAGGGCGCGAAGGGCCTGGCCTGGGTGCGGGTCGCCGAGGACGGTTCGCTGTCCGGCCCGATCGCCAAGTTCCTCACCGAGGAGAACGTCGCCGAGCTGACCAAGCGCCTGTCGCTGGCCGCCGGCCACGCGGTGTTCTTCGGCGCGGGAGAGTTCGACGAGGTCTCGAAGATCATGGGCGCGGTGCGGGTCGAGGCCGCCAAGCGTGCCGGGCACTTCGAGGAGGGCGTCTTCCGGTTCTGCTGGATCGTCGACTTCCCGATGTACGAGAAGGACGAGGAGACCGGCAAGATCGACTTCTCGCACAACCCCTTCTCCATGCCGCAGGGCGGCCTTGAGGCCCTGGAGACCCAGGACCCGCTGGACATCCTCGGCTGGCAGTACGACATCGTCTGCAACGGCGTCGAGCTGTCCTCCGGCGCGATCCGGAACCACGAGCCCGAGATCATGCTCAAGGCCTTCGAGATCGCGGGCTACGAGCGGGACACCGTCGAGGAGCAGTTCGCGGGCATGCTGCGCGCCTTCCGCTTCGGCGCCCCGCCGCACGGCGGTATCGCGCCGGGTGTCGACCGCATCGTCATGCTCCTCGCCGACGAGCCGAACATCCGCGAGACCATCGCCTTCCCGCTCAACGGCAACGCCCAGGACCTGATGATGGGCGCGCCGACCGAGCTGGAGGAGGCGCGGCTGCGCGAACTGCACCTGTCGGTGCGAAAGCCGCAGCCGAAGTAG